GCGGAGACGTGGGCAGTCAGGGATGGAGGGGCCCCCGGAGACCATGGCCTAGCAGGGCGTGGGGGGGCTGTCCCACCCAGCCAAAGGGTCCCTGGGAGAGGGGCCATAACGAGGGTCCTTCCCCCAGTGCCTGACGAGCCCCTTTGCTCCCCGGCAGCCTGTAAGACAGCGAAGGACGAGACGGGCGAGGAGGGGGAGCACCCGGGTGAGTCCTGGgccaggggaggaaggagggacggggatggggatggggatggggatggggacatgCCCGGGACAGGAGCTCCGTGCCTGGGCAGGTCCCCGGTGCCGGGGCATGGCCGCAGTCGGGGCTCCCCGTCAGGAAGCGCTTCCTGCCCCGCTCTTGCCTGGCTGTGCCGCAGGGTGCTCGCTGTGCCGATCCCAGCCCTGgtcctgcctcctctccccagaGCTCTCGGCACCAGTGAGGATGGAGCCGGCCAAGCTCCCCCCCAGCAAGAGGATGGCTCCTGCTCCCCCTGTCCCTGCCAAGGCCAAACCGGCCCCCACGCTGGCGAGCAAGTAAGAGACACGCGGCCGTGCCGGGGTGTCTGGGGCCGCCATGATGCCCCCAGAGCTGGCACCGTGCCGATGTCCGTGCTTGGTCCCCGGAGTGGGGCTTGCATCTCCCGCATGGGAGGGCCGAGCACGGCCCGGCTGTGCCGCTTTACCACCTCTGCCGTCCCCAGGCCCGGCGGCCCCCAGCTCTGCGCCTCGGCTGACGCGGAGTGGGGCAGAGCCAGCGACCCAGGTAGGTGCTGGGTGCCGGTGCCGGGCACTGCAGCCATCACAGGGCCATGCCCTGTGCCAACGCCGGGTGCTGATGCTCTCTCTTTGGCAGATGCTGATGGCTTCAATGCGGTGCCGGTCACCACAGCCAAGCTGAGCCACCCCACTGCCACACGCCCCCGGGTGCCGGGTCAGCGGCCACCCAGCCTCGCCCTGGGGAGTGTGGGGGGTCCCTGCGagggggagcagccccaggggcCACCCCACACCGGGCTCTGTGCCCCTCTCCCTGGTGCGGGGCAGGCACCCGGCCCGCGATGGAGCACAGAGGTGCCAGCGGCACCGCGGCCGGAGGAGAGGCTGGCCCTGGAGGACCTGAAGGCCGAGGTCCGGTCCCTGCACATCCTCGTGGACCTGATGCGCGTCCAGCACCTGTAAGTGGGGACGGGGGTGGCGGGGGGTCCCCAGCAGCACCCGGCTGCTTGCTGTCGGGTCTGGCCCCGGCTGAGCCGTCCCCGGCACGTTGCAGGCGGGACCTGGAGGACATGCGGCTGGAGATGTGCCAGGAGCGGGCCAAGCGCCAGGCACTGCAGGTGAGTCCCTGGCAAGGGGTTGCCCCCGTGCCGGGGTCCCCACCGCCCCCCCAACGCTCACAGCCTCTCCCCACGCAGGCGGAGATCGAGCGGGTGAGGAAGGCACTGCCCTGCTAGCGCggccaggggctgcagctgcgGTGCCCACCCCTCTGCGGCCCCGGGGGTGCGGGGCAGGCGGGCGGCACGCAGTGCTGCGGGCGCTGTGCCGGTGCTGTGCCATGTGCTGcctggccccgctgcccccagcCCGGTTCTGCACCCATCGGGCACGAACGCCCACCCCACACGCAGGCACTGCTTTCTGCGGCGTGGCGTGGCCCCGAGGCCGTGCAACAGCCCCTGGGGGTATagatattgtttaaaataaactgttttggGTACGGagtgctgctgggctgtgtgggtgctgcagagggcagagccctggggcTCTGCCATGGACTGCCACGTCCCTGCGGGgttgggcagggctgggctggtcCCGCCAGGCACAGGGGGTCCCACCATGGCACAGGGGGTCCCACCATGGCACAGGGGGTCCCGCCCCAGCACAGGGGGGTCCCACCGGGGCTGGCTCACTgcagagcccagggcaggagcCTGCAGTGCTCAGCCCCAGGTGCTGGGAGTGGACGTGCCAGCAGtcctgggcagggctgcagaaCTCTGCCAGCCAGTCCCGGGGGGGCCGAgtgctccctgccaccccctgcACCTCATCCCAGGCTGGGATGCAGAGCCAGGGCCCgcaggagggctggggcagcgtctcctcctcatcttcatcctcctcctcgtcctccaGCCCCCGCACCAtttcccagcccagccccagcacatcTTGGCCTCCAGCCACCGGCGTGGGGCTGGGAGAACATCTGGAAAACATCTGGATCCTGCTGGCGCTGGCGGCGTGGGGGACTGGCCTGGGAAGGAGCTATTTTTATAAAGCTgccggggaaggggctggggagggggcagcaggGCCCCCGCACCCCGCGGGGCTGGGCCGGTGCTGGGAGCGTGGGCAGGATGCCGCCCCAGCCCGCATCCCCGGGGAGCACCCGCCGCCCCGAGAGCCCAGTGGGGAAACATCCGCCCCGGCACCCCCGGGAGGGCGCTGGGTCAGGGCCGGGCGGTGCCGGAAAGGACCCAGCTAATTTTAGTGGGGCCAAGGGGAGGGAATCGGCCCGGGGAGGCAGCCGCAGCCAGAACAACCCCCCCCCAAGCACCGCTTGTGCCGGCTGCTGCAGCCATGGCCGCCCCGGCACGCAGGGCCCCCCCCTTGGCGTGCAGGGCCCTCGCCACCCTGGGCTCCAGGTAGTGTATAACAGCACCATGTTTCAGGGGCAGGACCCCACAGCTTACACGGACGTACAGCCCGACCGCGACCCATGGGGATGGGCCTCCCTGCGGTGCCAGCGCTGAGCCGATGGGCCCAGCGCCCGTGGCCAAGACTGGCAAGGtcttccctgtccttgtcctTGTCCCCGCAGGGTCCCGGGGCTGCTCGGCTGGTGCCAGCAGTCGTACCAATGGCTCAAAGTGCGTCGTGTCCCACAGCGGCGGGGGTGAGTCTGGCCCCGGGGGTGCCCATGGCACCGGGGTCCGGCTGGCAGCGGTGCAGAGATGCTCCAGGGCAGCTCCTCCAACCCAGGGGCAGTGAGCAGCCCCCCTGTCCTCCTGTCTCCTGGCCCCAGACCGGGTCCTAGGCAGCTCCTGGGGGTGGCACGGTGTCGGCTGAGCTACTGGGGGGAGCCGGCCATGGTGCCGGGGCAGCTGCCCCCGTGCCGGGACTCAGTAGTAGTGGACACGGCCCAGGGTGCCGGTGCCCAGGATGTCGGGCTGCCCGTTGCGCCAGATCTCACGGATGATGCGCTCGCGCTCCTCCAGCCGCTGCGCCCGCTCCAGCTCCTCCGCCGAGGCGAAGACGTTGACGGCCAGCGCCCCGTCCCCGGGGCCATGGCTGTCCAGCGGGATCTCGGTCACCGGCAGCAGTGACTCGGACGCTGCGCGGTCGACGgtgtcctcctcttcctcatcctcctcctcatcctcctcctcctcgtcctcgcTGAGGTCCCGTGGGTGGGGCAGGGGGCGCGTAGGGGACCGGCAGGAGAGGCGCAGCACCAGCAGGCACAGGGTCAGCACCAGCCCGAAGCAGACACCCAGCACGAAGTAGAGCCCGAAGCTCTCGGGGTtggctgcagggagagcagaggggatgAGGGAATGGCCTGTGCCCGCCGCGGGGCCCATGGTGGCCCTAGGGTCCCCCCTGGGACGTGTCCCTGCTGTTCCGGGTGGGCTCACCTCGGATGTGTGCGTATGCGGCCATGCTGTTGCTCAGCAGCTCCATGTCCCGCCTGCGGGTCTCCATCCTGCGCCCGGCCGTGCTCAGCGTCTCCAGGGATGGCACGTGCTCGGCATCTGCAGAACACAGGGGCTGAGCAAGGCACTACTGGGGGCTGGGGCCCCCGGAGTCCCCTGTCCCTTTTAGGGCCTGCCTGGGTGCAACCATGCCCCAAGGGCTCCCCACTGAGCACCAGCCCAGTCTGGGCTGCTCAGTCCAGGGCCAAGCCCCACAGGTGCTGAACCGgagccgccccgctcccgctgcCCCTCCATCCTTCCTGCGGGATCAGGACGGATACGGCTCCTCCAGGACACCACGTCAAGCGGATCTGCGGCACCGGGCCAGGCTTTCCATCCTCTGCCCTGGTCATGGGCACAGGACACGGGACACAGGGCTGGGCCATGTGGCTGAGCTCGGtgccgagccgggccggggtCCCAGCACACCCCTGCAAGCCTGCCCACGCCGGCAGGGCCACGGGGCAGGCGGGAGCTGGTGCTGCCTGTgcacgtgtgcacacacacgtgcgCTCCCCACACAGCCCCTCCGGGGCAGCGTCCCCCCCAGTCCCcatgctgctcccagcccagctccagcctcGGCTGTTTGCCGTGGGGCCCCGCGGCGCGGGGGCAAGGACCGGGCCATGGTGCAAAGGCCGCTGGGTCggcaggcagcagggaacaCCGCTGAGCCGGGGCTGACCCCGCgcccccccagctcctgccacagCCCCGGAGCAGGACAGGCGAGGGGCAGGCGCTGGCCTCTCTGCAAGAGGAAAAGCCGCCCGCGTCCTCTCAGCAGGGCTGGCCATGGCTCCCACGGGAACCtgccctgggagctgggaggggacgtGAGCGCCCTGTGTCATCTCCTCCATGACGCCTCGTGGGGATGGGGTGCCTGAGCCCCCGCTGGGGTGCAGGGGTGAacacccacctcctcctgcccggGGACCCGCCTGGCCCTAAGCAGCTGAGCACCAGCCCTGGCAGCCCGTCCCCGCGGCCCCTCACTGCCCCCGCAATGCTGGTGTGGGGCCGGGTCCCCCTCAGTTGTGGGGTGCTGTGGCCCCCAAGGCACAGGGCTGGGCAGCGGGcagggcagcgggcagggcagcgggcagggcaggaggcgATGCAGCGCCCGGCCCTGGCAGGGGACGAGCTCATTTCCCAGAAACGGCtccagagagggaggaatgaggaaagaaatgcagaaaatgtgacACATCAGCAGAACCGTCCCCGGACAGTCcagtgctgtggggctgctgcaCATCCCGGGACTGAGCAGCTCCTCACGGCGGGACACCCCGAAACATGGCCAGCTGCGTCCCCAGGAGGGTCCTGGCACCCTcccttgcagagcagccccaccgccagcccctgcccctgcaaGGGGGCCAGCTGGGAGCTGCACAGCCCcgctgtggggctggaggggcagagCCCCGCCATGGGGCCCCAGGGACCCCTGGAGACCCGCcagtggcagggctgctggcaaGGGCACCGCAGGGCTGGCCCCAGGGCCACGGGGGTGCTCGGCGCCCGTGGCCGTCAGCCGTGGCAGGGTGGAGGTCCGGGGCGGTAGCAGGCACAGGGTGTGAGCGAGCGAGCCCGGGGAcaggcagagggagctgggcCCTGGTGGGTGCTGCATGCTGGGCAGGAGAACGCTGAGTCCCCACCACCGGAGCCCGGGCTGCCCTGGACCCCCGGGGCACCACAGCAGGATCACCCCGGGATACGGCTGCGCCTGCGGGCACAGCCCCAGAGCGCTCAGCCCTGCATTCCCAAGCGCCAAGCTCGGCGTCCCTGAGCTCTGTGTCCCCAAGCACTAAGCTCCGAGTCCCCAAGCACCCAGCCCCGCATCCCCAAGCACCAAGCCCTGCATCCTCAACCGCTGCGTCCCCGAGCCCTGAGCTCTGCATCCCCAGGCACGGAGCCCTGCGCCCTCAAACCCCGCGTCCCCTGGCACTCGTCCCTGCGTCCCCGGGCACACCACCCGGAGCACCTCAAGCAGGGAACAGGGCAGAGCCGTGACACCCCGCCGCAGCCATCAGGGCTGGGTGGACGTGGGGCGCTGGGGTCCTTTGGGTGCCCCGTCCGCCCCGCGGTCCCCTGCGGCCCTGAGCCCCGTGCTGGTGCCCAGGGGCCGGCGGGACTGGTACTCACCGGGGTGGCGGGTGGCCCCGGAGCGGGGCGGGAAGGCGAGCAGCGGCAGGAGCCCGCTGCACTTTGgctggagagagggaagagagagaaaggtcTGTTTAGCATTAACGCCGCAGCAACAGGAAATAGTTTGGAGGCAGCTGGCGGTCAGCGCTCCCCGCCGGAGCCAATGGCAGCCCCGTCCCGACGCCgagcggggcgcggggccggggtTCGTCCCGCTCCCCCGGGACGCTGCGCTCGGCCCTGCTGCGGAGCCGCCCCGGAGCAGGGAGTGGGGCCGCGGGCGGGCAGCTCCAGGCCCCATCCCggcccagcccagcacccatccggcaggatcaggcctggctgtccccaggcccaggctgggctgggggtgccgGATGCCAGCCAAGCACCCTGGGCTCGTGGGGCTGGGCCTCGGCCTGGCGAAGCCCCCGTGTGTCGCACCGCAGCCACACAGGGAGGGGGGTGCAGGGGCTCCtggggcagcccccagccccagggaggtgTGGGGATAGGTAGGATCCTGCCCTGGTCCTGGCTGCCCCCAGCGGGGCCGtgcagggatggagcagccCAGGCCAAGGGGCAGCGCCCCGGCCCCATGGCAGCCCACCCGGCAGCTTGACCGCAGCACGTGCTGCTCAACAGCggcagcagcaccaggcagAGCCAAGGGTGCGGGCAGGGGGCTCTGCCCCACCCGTGTCAGCCCTGGACATGGCTGGGCTGGACCCCCAGGACACAACACTCTGTGCCCAACGTTTGTCCCCAATGGCCCAGGGGACCACTCCAGGCTGGACAGGGAGGGACCGGCTCTGCCAGGGCAGCGGGctcagccccaggcagggccTGGCAAGGGGAGCCGGAGCCCCaggggcaggacagggctgggggTCCCCGTGGGGCTGCTCACGCCGCTCCCCTGCAGgcccatccctgctgtgccCTCTCACCCGTCTCCCCAAGCACAggagcccccccagccccggggtcCTGGCCCGTCCCCACGCTCCCCCCACCGCCACAGGGTCGCTGCGCTCTCGGTATGAAGTTTTATTGCCGACATGCAGGAGTAGTTTTGATGTAGTACAAAAATAATGTCTTTatacaaatttttttcctttttttttttttttcctcttttttcttacaACAGGCTCCTTCCCGCAGCGCGGCCCCTCTGCCCGCACCCCCCCCTTCCAGTTTGCTTTAATACAAGTGTGATTTACTGGCGATGACCGGTGCGCAGGAATACTGGGTATGATACAGCCTTGCAGAGTCCCAGAATATTGCTTtaactttgggaaaaaaaaccaaaaacaaaaacaaacataagAGGTGGGAGCAAAACAGGAGAAACAGATGGAGAGCAGGGCCCCAGCGGGGGGGTCCAGGCCccaggggtgctggggctgggggtcccctctctgctgctggtggcacaggGGGGTGATGGGCACACACCGGGGTGTGCCAGGACAGACCTaccatctttaaaataaataaggctAAGACTTCAGGCTACTGGCTCAGCTGGCTGGGGTTGGTGCAACTGTTCTAGTCTGTATTAGTGTTCACAATTccctgcctgcccgctgccAAGCGGCTTCGGCGAGTTTGCAGGCAGGACATAATGCCCGACGCTGCCAAGGAGTTTCAGGTCAATCCCTATGTCTCCACAAAGACACCTGTAGGTTGGCCCAGGCTAGACGCAGTCTGCTGCCCCAGCCCGGGGCAAGAGAAGGCAACAACACGCTACAAATAGATCTGCTACTCGCTCCCTGCCCGCACTGACCGGGGTGGTAGAGCTGGCCCCAaaaagcagggccagcccccACAGCCAAGGCCACAGCAGCTTTTCCCATCCCTGCTCACACCTTTCCTTGTGCCCAGCCCGAGGTGGGCAGGAGAGGGCGATGCTGGAGCTGccgcagagctgggagcaggggaaggaggcagccGGAGAGCCGCTGCCTTGAGCgggagccctggctggggcaCTGTGAGCCCTGGGACGTCTGTGTGAGAACAGTTCATCTGGCAAGACAGGCATCCAGTTCACAAAATGAGGCTCAGAAACAATCGTTCCTGTTCTCAGCACAGGCAAATGCTCTTCCAGTGGCATTAGGTGACAAACCGGGACAtccttctcctgcctcagcACCATGCGGGGACAGCAGAGGCGGCCCCAGGTTTGCATGGCGAGGCTGGGATGGCAAGATAAGCTAGGGAACAAATACAGTAGAGACTTCAGCCAGCCCCTTCCTAATTCTAGGCAGATTATTTTGGGAAGCTTTTTCACATTATAACTCATATATTATATCTGTACCACAACTGAAGTGTGAAAATGCTAAATCAGAATTAATGCAATTTTAACTGCACCTTAGATaagctactgaaaaataagattaaatcATACATCCTTATGAAACTAAAAGAATCAGTGAAAGGTGGGAAAGAGGTCAGAGGCCACACTGGGCCAAGTCCTGCAAAACCTTTGAACTGTGGACAAGATCCGATCTTTGCAGCGATCGCCTGCAAGGATGACTCTCGCCCGAGGCGGTGGCCGGGCTCTCCGGGCAGCCCCCGGTCACACCGCGTAACCGGGCGGCTGTTTGTGCCGCTCACGGAGGCCTCGGCACACTGCAGCCCACACACGGCCACCGAGGGTTAGACGACACAGCCCAAACCAGGTGGCACgttaaggacagaaaaagatttGATGCAGATGAAGGGAAGTGGGAGGTTTcaagaaattcttcctttcg
The Gymnogyps californianus isolate 813 chromosome 22, ASM1813914v2, whole genome shotgun sequence genome window above contains:
- the EVA1B gene encoding protein eva-1 homolog B isoform X1 produces the protein MLNRPFSLFPLSSQSAAALCPPLCSADAEHVPSLETLSTAGRRMETRRRDMELLSNSMAAYAHIRANPESFGLYFVLGVCFGLVLTLCLLVLRLSCRSPTRPLPHPRDLSEDEEEEDEEEDEEEEDTVDRAASESLLPVTEIPLDSHGPGDGALAVNVFASAEELERAQRLEERERIIREIWRNGQPDILGTGTLGRVHYY
- the EVA1B gene encoding protein eva-1 homolog B isoform X2, which produces METRRRDMELLSNSMAAYAHIRANPESFGLYFVLGVCFGLVLTLCLLVLRLSCRSPTRPLPHPRDLSEDEEEEDEEEDEEEEDTVDRAASESLLPVTEIPLDSHGPGDGALAVNVFASAEELERAQRLEERERIIREIWRNGQPDILGTGTLGRVHYY